One genomic segment of Leptolyngbya subtilissima AS-A7 includes these proteins:
- the rpsB gene encoding 30S ribosomal protein S2: MPVITLPELLESGVHFGHQTRRWNPKMDQYIFTSRNGVHIIDLVQTAQLMEEAYRFVRTAAEQGQKFLFIGTKRQAAGIVAQESARCGSHYVNQRWLGGMLTNWETIKSRANRLKELERMEELGAIDLRPKKEAAVLRRELEKLQKYLGGIKTMRKVPDVAIIVDIKREYNAVSECHKLGIPIISLLDTNCDPDLVDVPIPGNDDAIRSIKLILGKLADAIYEGSNGAKARGNDDDYEDYDGGEDDEYGYDAPAADSDD; this comes from the coding sequence ATGCCCGTTATTACTCTCCCTGAGCTACTAGAATCTGGGGTTCACTTCGGCCACCAAACTCGCCGCTGGAATCCCAAGATGGATCAGTACATCTTCACCTCCCGCAACGGCGTTCACATCATTGACCTGGTGCAGACCGCCCAGCTGATGGAAGAAGCCTACAGATTTGTCCGCACTGCGGCTGAGCAGGGGCAAAAGTTCCTGTTCATTGGCACCAAGCGCCAGGCGGCTGGCATTGTGGCCCAAGAATCTGCCCGCTGCGGCTCTCACTACGTCAACCAGCGCTGGCTGGGCGGCATGCTGACCAACTGGGAAACCATCAAGTCTCGCGCTAACCGCCTCAAAGAGCTTGAGCGTATGGAAGAACTGGGTGCCATTGACCTGCGCCCCAAAAAAGAAGCCGCCGTACTGCGCCGCGAGCTAGAGAAGCTGCAAAAGTACCTGGGTGGCATCAAAACTATGCGCAAGGTACCCGATGTCGCCATCATCGTTGACATCAAGCGCGAATACAACGCGGTGTCGGAATGCCACAAGTTGGGCATTCCCATCATTTCGCTGCTAGATACTAACTGCGATCCCGATCTAGTAGATGTGCCCATTCCCGGCAACGATGACGCTATTCGCTCCATCAAGCTGATTTTGGGCAAGCTGGCCGACGCCATCTACGAAGGCTCCAATGGTGCCAAGGCTCGCGGCAACGATGACGACTACGAAGACTATGACGGTGGTGAAGACGACGAGTACGGCTACGACGCCCCCGCCGCCGATAGCGACGACTAG
- a CDS encoding DUF790 family protein, whose protein sequence is MLIYRFQGEGLQPKRLALDGVNRAIAADLIQLFQQQVGLTQGDLNRQLQDLEGEDTNYRIKRGLAHILRNSFATFDVVSPLEPIELRRRVFALSAQSIPSPKAAEAHLTALGQQLSEELDREVSVPDLRQGLYADRQDNHILIEFDSPTPDALLHRYNLSQTQGVFYKASDLVMHLYRNDPGEYKLMFRYLKLFRLMTYIEGDADQGFTITIDGPASLFKPSTRYGIDIAKLIPAILHVSKWRLTATLQMKDNFTQQVKPRQFTLDSDCGLVTHYPPGKTYDSMIEESFVSRWPAKTPWRLEREVDLVPLPGSVMIPDFRLVHPDGREFLLEIVGYWRPEYLRKKFAQVRKSGRSNLILAVSERLNLENAGVDIANVPAQVVWFKTKLQPKVVLEVLGD, encoded by the coding sequence TTGTTAATTTATCGATTTCAGGGGGAGGGGCTACAGCCCAAACGGTTGGCGCTGGATGGGGTGAATCGGGCGATCGCAGCCGATCTCATTCAGCTCTTTCAGCAGCAGGTGGGCCTCACCCAAGGCGACCTCAACCGCCAGCTGCAAGATTTAGAGGGCGAAGACACTAACTACCGCATCAAGCGGGGGCTAGCCCACATTCTGCGCAATAGCTTTGCCACGTTTGATGTGGTAAGCCCGCTAGAGCCAATTGAGCTGCGGCGGCGAGTGTTTGCCCTGTCCGCCCAATCAATTCCATCTCCCAAAGCGGCCGAAGCTCATTTGACAGCCCTTGGTCAGCAGCTTTCTGAAGAACTAGATCGGGAAGTATCAGTGCCTGACCTGCGCCAGGGGCTCTACGCCGATCGCCAAGACAACCACATTCTGATTGAGTTTGACTCCCCCACTCCCGATGCCCTGCTCCATCGCTATAACCTGTCGCAGACCCAGGGGGTGTTTTATAAGGCCAGCGATCTGGTGATGCACCTGTACCGCAATGACCCCGGCGAGTACAAGCTCATGTTTCGTTACCTAAAGCTGTTTCGGCTGATGACCTACATCGAGGGCGACGCCGATCAGGGGTTTACGATCACCATCGACGGCCCCGCCAGCTTGTTTAAACCCAGCACGCGCTATGGAATCGATATTGCCAAGCTGATTCCCGCTATTCTCCACGTCAGTAAGTGGCGGCTGACGGCAACCTTGCAAATGAAGGACAACTTTACTCAACAGGTAAAACCCCGCCAGTTTACCCTCGATAGCGACTGTGGTTTGGTTACCCACTATCCCCCTGGCAAAACCTACGACAGCATGATTGAGGAGTCGTTCGTCAGCCGCTGGCCGGCCAAAACCCCCTGGCGGCTGGAGCGGGAGGTGGATCTGGTACCCCTGCCCGGCAGCGTGATGATCCCCGACTTCCGACTGGTTCACCCCGACGGGCGCGAGTTTTTGCTAGAGATTGTTGGCTACTGGCGGCCTGAATACCTGCGTAAGAAATTTGCTCAGGTGCGCAAGTCGGGGCGCAGTAACCTAATTTTGGCGGTTTCAGAACGGCTCAACCTGGAGAATGCCGGGGTAGATATTGCCAACGTTCCAGCCCAGGTGGTGTGGTTTAAGACGAAACTTCAGCCCAAGGTGGTGCTGGAGGTGCTGGGAGACTGA
- the gmd gene encoding GDP-mannose 4,6-dehydratase yields MSQPRRALITGITGQDGSYLAELLLDKGYEVHGIIRRTSTFNTDRIDHVYVDPHSAEARLFLHYGDLTDGTMLRRILEQVQPQEVYNLGAQSHVRVSFDSPEYTVDCVGMGTLRILEAIRDYQQRTGLEVRFYQAGSSEMFGKVQEIPQTETTPFYPRSPYACAKVFAHWQTINYRESYDLFACNGILFNHESPRRGETFVTRKITRAVARIVAGQQKKLYLGNLDAKRDWGYAKDYVKAMWLMLQQDQPDDYVVATNETHAISEFLDIAFNHVNLDWHDYVEFDPRYLRPAEVELLIGDSTKARQALGWEPSVTFEELVHLMVESDLEAIGIRHGNGASSDVATIRKEMLHLAPQG; encoded by the coding sequence ATGAGCCAACCTAGACGCGCCCTGATTACTGGTATTACCGGTCAGGATGGATCTTATTTAGCAGAATTACTTCTAGATAAAGGCTACGAGGTTCACGGTATTATTCGCCGCACCTCTACATTCAATACTGACCGCATCGATCATGTTTATGTTGATCCTCACAGTGCCGAAGCGCGTCTGTTTTTGCACTACGGCGATTTGACCGATGGCACCATGTTACGGCGGATTCTTGAACAGGTGCAGCCCCAGGAGGTTTATAACTTGGGTGCTCAGTCTCACGTGCGGGTGAGCTTTGATTCGCCCGAATACACCGTGGACTGTGTTGGCATGGGTACGCTGCGGATTCTCGAAGCCATTCGTGACTACCAGCAGCGCACAGGGCTAGAAGTGCGCTTTTACCAAGCTGGCTCCTCGGAAATGTTTGGCAAAGTGCAAGAAATTCCCCAAACAGAAACCACGCCATTCTATCCCCGTAGCCCCTACGCCTGCGCCAAGGTTTTTGCCCACTGGCAAACGATTAACTACCGCGAGTCGTACGATCTGTTTGCCTGCAACGGCATTTTGTTTAACCACGAGTCGCCTCGTCGGGGCGAGACCTTTGTGACCCGCAAAATTACCCGAGCGGTAGCCCGCATTGTGGCCGGTCAGCAGAAAAAGCTGTATCTAGGCAATCTCGACGCTAAGCGCGACTGGGGCTATGCCAAAGACTATGTCAAGGCCATGTGGTTGATGCTGCAGCAAGACCAACCCGATGACTACGTAGTAGCCACTAACGAAACCCACGCTATCAGCGAATTTTTAGACATTGCCTTTAACCACGTTAACCTTGACTGGCATGACTACGTGGAGTTTGACCCTCGCTACCTGCGGCCTGCCGAAGTGGAACTGCTGATTGGTGACTCAACCAAAGCCCGCCAGGCTTTAGGCTGGGAGCCTAGCGTCACCTTTGAGGAACTGGTGCACTTGATGGTGGAGAGCGACCTCGAGGCCATCGGCATCCGCCATGGCAATGGTGCTTCCTCCGATGTAGCGACTATTCGCAAAGAGATGCTGCACTTGGCACCCCAGGGTTAA
- the recG gene encoding ATP-dependent DNA helicase RecG produces the protein MTEAQTSLPDWVRLQRALSVEAETGFNNLVGKQQSFNEFLRDSLQQPPAVLPGDQQQSWQSLAQKYNGYTDLSFAQRQHLVAETRRFLYSTQRLLEKFAETKSLRTREGSATDAQKSTAAKTSKTAKAPKTTQLAEASGTGSFRFGLDQPVTYLKGIGPKNSERLAKLGIFTVQDVLYYYPRDHINYAQQVKIRDLEPGETVTIVGTVKRVNCFTSPRNKKLTIFELQLSDGSGTLKLNRFYPGGRYATPSWQQQQKRQYPQGAIVAASGLVKDSKFGVTLEDPHLEVLDSLSDRIESLTIGRMVPVYSLTEGVPADLVRKAVAAALPAVPELQDPLPVDLRQRYELVKVEDAIAQIHFPDDEENLAKARRRLVFDEFLYLQLGLLRRRQQQQAQQTAITLAPTGKLIDQFYGVIPFGLTGAQQRVVNDILSDLQKPVPMNRLVQGDVGSGKTVVAVVATLAAIQSGYQAAIMAPTEVLAEQHYRKLVEWFNQLHLTVELLTGSTRAAKRRKMLGELATGELPILVGTHALIEDPVQFRDLGLVVIDEQHRFGVQQRARLTQKGANPHVLTLTATPIPRTLTLTMHGDLDVSQIDELPPGRKAIQTTLLTNKERTHAYDLIRREIAQGRQVYVVLPLVEESEKLDLKSAVEEHQRLAEVIFPEFTVGLLHGRMSSAEKDVAITAFRNQESHILVSTTVVEVGVDVPNASVMLIEHAERFGLSQLHQLRGRVGRGAAQSFCLLLSGSRSETAIQRLKVLEQSQDGFFIAEMDLRFRGPGEVLGTRQSGLPDFALASLIEDQDVLTLAREAAEAMLKEDPDLARWPKLAKELQRRYEKLMGGTIMT, from the coding sequence ATGACAGAAGCACAGACCTCCCTACCCGACTGGGTGCGGCTTCAGCGAGCCCTCTCGGTCGAGGCCGAGACCGGCTTCAACAATCTGGTGGGCAAACAGCAGAGCTTCAACGAATTTCTGCGCGACAGTCTGCAACAGCCTCCGGCCGTTCTCCCCGGCGATCAGCAGCAGTCGTGGCAGAGCCTGGCCCAAAAGTACAACGGCTACACCGACCTCAGCTTTGCCCAGCGCCAGCACTTGGTAGCTGAAACCCGCCGCTTTCTCTACAGCACCCAGCGCCTGCTGGAAAAATTTGCCGAGACCAAATCCCTTCGCACCCGTGAAGGCAGCGCAACAGACGCTCAGAAATCAACTGCGGCCAAAACATCCAAAACAGCCAAGGCCCCAAAAACCACCCAGCTAGCTGAGGCATCTGGCACCGGCAGCTTTCGCTTTGGCCTTGACCAGCCCGTCACTTACCTGAAAGGCATCGGCCCTAAAAACAGCGAGCGCTTGGCCAAGCTAGGCATCTTCACCGTGCAGGATGTGCTCTACTACTATCCTCGCGACCACATCAACTACGCCCAGCAGGTCAAAATTCGTGATTTAGAACCCGGCGAAACCGTCACCATCGTCGGCACCGTCAAGCGGGTCAACTGCTTCACCAGCCCCCGCAACAAAAAGCTCACCATCTTTGAGCTTCAGCTCTCCGACGGCAGCGGCACCCTCAAGCTCAACCGCTTCTACCCCGGCGGTCGCTACGCCACCCCAAGCTGGCAGCAGCAGCAAAAGCGCCAGTATCCCCAGGGGGCGATCGTTGCCGCCTCCGGTTTGGTCAAAGACAGCAAGTTTGGGGTGACGCTGGAAGATCCGCATCTAGAAGTGTTGGACAGTTTGAGCGATCGCATCGAATCGCTCACCATTGGCCGCATGGTGCCGGTCTATTCCCTTACCGAGGGCGTCCCAGCAGATTTGGTGCGCAAAGCTGTAGCGGCTGCCCTACCAGCGGTGCCCGAACTTCAGGATCCCCTGCCGGTGGACCTGCGGCAGCGCTATGAGTTGGTGAAGGTGGAGGATGCGATCGCCCAAATCCACTTCCCCGACGACGAAGAAAACCTAGCCAAAGCCCGTCGTCGCTTAGTATTCGACGAATTTCTCTACCTCCAGCTGGGCCTCCTGCGCCGTCGTCAACAGCAGCAGGCTCAGCAAACTGCCATCACCCTCGCCCCCACCGGGAAGCTGATCGACCAGTTCTACGGCGTAATTCCCTTTGGCCTTACCGGTGCCCAGCAGCGGGTGGTCAACGACATCCTCTCTGACCTGCAAAAGCCCGTACCCATGAACCGCTTGGTGCAGGGGGATGTTGGCTCCGGTAAAACCGTCGTTGCCGTAGTTGCTACTCTCGCTGCAATTCAATCGGGCTATCAGGCCGCCATCATGGCTCCCACCGAAGTGTTAGCCGAGCAGCACTACCGCAAGCTGGTGGAATGGTTCAACCAGCTGCACCTCACTGTGGAACTGCTCACTGGCTCCACCCGCGCTGCCAAACGTCGCAAAATGCTGGGCGAACTGGCCACTGGCGAACTGCCCATTCTTGTCGGCACCCATGCCCTGATCGAAGACCCGGTGCAGTTCCGCGATCTGGGCCTGGTGGTAATTGACGAGCAGCACCGCTTTGGCGTGCAGCAGCGGGCCAGGCTCACCCAAAAAGGCGCAAATCCCCACGTGCTCACCCTCACCGCTACTCCCATTCCCCGCACCCTGACGCTAACCATGCACGGCGACCTGGATGTGAGCCAAATTGACGAACTGCCGCCGGGGCGCAAAGCAATTCAAACCACGCTGCTGACAAACAAAGAACGCACCCACGCCTACGACCTCATCCGGCGCGAAATTGCCCAGGGTCGCCAGGTCTACGTGGTGCTTCCTCTGGTCGAAGAATCCGAAAAGCTCGATCTCAAATCCGCCGTGGAGGAGCACCAGCGGCTAGCGGAGGTCATTTTTCCAGAATTCACCGTCGGTCTGCTTCACGGACGCATGTCTTCCGCCGAGAAAGACGTCGCTATTACCGCCTTCCGCAACCAGGAATCCCACATTTTGGTATCGACCACCGTGGTGGAAGTGGGCGTCGATGTGCCCAACGCTTCGGTAATGCTGATCGAGCACGCCGAGCGGTTTGGCCTCTCTCAGCTCCACCAGCTGCGGGGCCGAGTCGGGCGCGGTGCCGCCCAATCATTTTGCCTATTGCTCAGCGGCAGCCGCAGCGAAACCGCCATTCAGCGCCTCAAAGTGCTAGAGCAATCCCAGGACGGTTTTTTTATTGCTGAAATGGACCTGCGCTTTCGCGGCCCTGGAGAAGTGCTAGGCACCCGCCAGTCGGGCCTGCCCGATTTCGCCCTAGCCAGTTTGATCGAAGACCAGGACGTACTAACGCTAGCCCGCGAGGCAGCAGAAGCCATGCTGAAAGAAGACCCAGACCTAGCCCGCTGGCCCAAACTAGCGAAGGAACTCCAGCGGCGTTACGAAAAACTGATGGGCGGCACAATCATGACCTAG
- a CDS encoding alpha/beta fold hydrolase: MLNFQPLGFIQQALATDLGVMAYYTPGGWPWQVDSPATRPPLVFLHSLGGGSSAFEWSKVYAAFGATHRVIAPDLIGWGQSTHPPRDYSTEDYFYMITHLLELVAEPPALVVATSLTAGVVIRLAGLRPDLFKGLFLVSPSGNSDFGRDYRASLPALIASTPGIDKLLYQVGAANELAVRSFLSTFLFADSRRITPETVQGYLACTQQPNAEYSALASLNGAVSFDLSRYIHQLQTPTTILLGAESRFSAPAMVKRLASLNPKAIQTVIEIPHSGVLPHVEHPAVVIGLLRQFLATHSS; encoded by the coding sequence ATGCTTAACTTCCAGCCGCTGGGCTTTATTCAGCAGGCCCTCGCTACCGACCTGGGGGTCATGGCCTACTACACGCCCGGCGGCTGGCCTTGGCAAGTGGATAGCCCCGCGACCCGTCCGCCCCTCGTTTTTCTACACAGCCTTGGGGGCGGCTCCTCAGCCTTCGAATGGTCTAAGGTATACGCCGCCTTTGGTGCCACCCATCGGGTGATTGCCCCTGATTTAATTGGCTGGGGGCAATCAACCCATCCGCCCCGCGATTACTCGACCGAAGACTACTTTTACATGATCACCCACCTACTGGAGTTAGTGGCTGAGCCCCCCGCCTTAGTAGTGGCCACCTCCCTTACCGCTGGGGTAGTGATCCGCTTAGCGGGACTGCGCCCTGATTTGTTCAAAGGCCTATTTCTAGTTTCACCCTCGGGCAACAGTGACTTTGGCCGCGACTACAGAGCCAGCCTGCCTGCCCTTATCGCTAGTACACCGGGCATAGACAAACTGCTGTATCAGGTAGGGGCCGCCAACGAACTGGCGGTGCGATCGTTCCTCTCCACCTTTCTCTTTGCCGACTCTCGTCGCATTACCCCAGAAACGGTACAGGGCTATCTCGCCTGCACTCAGCAACCCAATGCTGAATATTCTGCCCTAGCCTCCCTCAATGGAGCGGTCAGCTTTGACCTGTCGCGCTATATTCACCAGCTGCAAACCCCTACCACCATCTTGCTAGGAGCTGAGTCGCGGTTTAGCGCTCCAGCAATGGTCAAACGGTTGGCCAGCCTCAACCCCAAAGCCATTCAAACGGTGATAGAAATACCCCACTCTGGGGTATTACCCCACGTGGAGCATCCTGCTGTGGTGATTGGTCTGTTGCGGCAGTTTCTTGCTACCCACAGTAGCTAG
- the tsf gene encoding translation elongation factor Ts, whose product MAEISAKLVKDLRDKTGAGMMDCKKALKENDGDIEKSIEWLRQKGIASATKKEGRVAAEGLVESYIHTGGRVGVLVEVNCETDFVARRDEFKTLVRDIAMQIAACPNVEYVRVSDIPAEVAAKEKSIEMGRDDIANKPAAMQEKIVEGRIQKRLKELSLVDQPFIKDQNISVEELIKQVVSKLGENIQVRRFSRFVLGEGIEKEETNFAEEVAAQAGLNKKEEPVAEAEPAAEPKAEAAPKKEKGKKKK is encoded by the coding sequence ATGGCAGAAATTTCTGCAAAGCTCGTTAAAGACCTGCGCGACAAGACCGGCGCGGGCATGATGGATTGCAAAAAAGCCCTGAAAGAAAACGATGGCGACATCGAAAAGTCGATCGAGTGGCTGCGCCAGAAGGGTATTGCTTCGGCCACTAAGAAAGAAGGCCGGGTAGCCGCTGAGGGTTTAGTAGAGAGCTACATCCACACTGGCGGCCGGGTAGGTGTGCTGGTAGAAGTCAACTGCGAAACTGACTTTGTGGCCCGCCGCGATGAGTTCAAGACTCTGGTGCGCGACATTGCTATGCAGATTGCGGCCTGCCCCAACGTGGAGTACGTGCGCGTCAGTGATATTCCTGCCGAGGTTGCCGCCAAAGAAAAGTCTATTGAGATGGGCCGCGACGACATCGCCAACAAGCCCGCCGCCATGCAGGAAAAGATCGTTGAAGGCCGCATTCAAAAGCGTCTCAAGGAGCTTTCCCTGGTCGATCAGCCCTTTATCAAAGATCAGAACATCTCTGTAGAAGAGCTGATTAAGCAGGTAGTTTCTAAACTGGGTGAAAATATCCAGGTGCGGCGCTTTTCTCGGTTTGTGCTGGGTGAGGGCATTGAGAAAGAAGAGACCAACTTTGCCGAGGAAGTCGCGGCTCAGGCTGGTCTCAACAAGAAAGAAGAACCCGTAGCCGAAGCCGAACCGGCAGCCGAGCCTAAGGCCGAAGCCGCGCCTAAGAAAGAAAAGGGCAAGAAGAAGAAGTGA
- a CDS encoding YgfZ/GcvT domain-containing protein codes for MQALRDLQQSQDAILSSEGIPTTFNNAADLETVKAGAVLFDRSHWGVLQMSGGDRLRFIHNQTTNTFTQRQPGEGCDTVFVTSTARTIDLTTVYVTDEALLILTSPGQDQRLMDWMDRYIFPADQVSLANLTADIAVFSLVGSSSAAVLKNLGIELEPNLPTAHHRSVDLGGVALRLAVGSDLALPGYTLLVPVESAASVWQQLTDAGIIPAGELLWQQLRVQQGRPAPERELTDDYNPLEAGLWDAIAFDKGCYIGQETIARLNTYRGVKQQLWGLQLSGKVDPGEAIFAGDEKVGLLTSVVETSGGLRGLGYIRTKAGGAGLAVSIGAANGVVVDLPYLARGYLTVDDLPA; via the coding sequence ATGCAAGCACTTCGGGATTTACAGCAAAGCCAGGACGCGATTTTGTCGTCAGAGGGGATTCCCACTACGTTTAACAATGCTGCTGACTTAGAAACGGTTAAAGCTGGAGCCGTGCTGTTTGATCGCAGCCATTGGGGAGTGCTTCAGATGTCTGGGGGCGATCGCCTGCGATTTATCCACAATCAGACTACCAACACGTTTACCCAGCGCCAGCCCGGCGAAGGCTGCGATACCGTATTTGTTACCTCCACCGCTAGAACCATTGACCTGACCACTGTCTATGTGACCGATGAGGCGCTGCTAATTCTCACTTCCCCTGGTCAGGATCAGCGCCTAATGGACTGGATGGATCGCTACATTTTTCCGGCCGATCAGGTATCGCTGGCTAACCTGACCGCAGATATAGCTGTTTTTTCCCTCGTTGGCTCTAGCAGCGCTGCTGTACTCAAGAATTTGGGCATTGAGTTAGAGCCTAATTTGCCTACAGCCCACCATCGAAGCGTTGATCTCGGTGGTGTTGCTCTACGCTTGGCTGTAGGTAGTGATTTGGCTCTGCCTGGGTACACCCTTTTGGTGCCGGTAGAAAGCGCAGCATCCGTATGGCAACAGCTTACCGATGCTGGAATCATCCCAGCAGGAGAACTGCTCTGGCAGCAGCTGAGGGTGCAGCAGGGGCGTCCTGCTCCAGAGCGCGAACTCACCGATGATTACAACCCTCTCGAAGCGGGGCTGTGGGACGCAATTGCCTTTGATAAGGGATGCTATATCGGTCAAGAGACTATTGCTCGATTAAACACCTACCGGGGGGTCAAGCAGCAGCTCTGGGGCCTTCAGCTTAGCGGTAAGGTTGATCCAGGGGAGGCTATTTTTGCTGGGGATGAAAAAGTTGGTTTACTCACTAGCGTAGTTGAAACTTCCGGTGGTTTAAGGGGTTTAGGCTATATTCGCACCAAAGCTGGTGGAGCAGGCTTGGCTGTCAGTATCGGTGCGGCTAATGGTGTGGTGGTTGATTTGCCCTATCTAGCTCGAGGGTACTTGACGGTAGATGATCTACCCGCTTAA
- a CDS encoding DUF2996 domain-containing protein, which translates to MADEKTPPVDSAPAEDTPAPQLEAQAADAAPQAKAKAAPKAEAGAEPKTPPKAAPKKEKPPALEDKPFTEFIEHHFIPTLESALKDKGIDDIQLTLDQRPLEVFGISDDEQYWHVKGQWQKGDGEASPSGNRQFNIAFTKENISSPKLFYFADRGSQPSTIEQFMGDERKITLDLLVLFTLRRLNGQKWLARN; encoded by the coding sequence ATGGCTGACGAAAAGACCCCTCCAGTAGACTCTGCCCCCGCTGAGGATACCCCTGCTCCTCAGTTAGAGGCTCAAGCGGCAGATGCTGCGCCTCAGGCCAAGGCTAAAGCTGCCCCCAAGGCAGAGGCTGGTGCTGAACCCAAAACCCCACCCAAAGCCGCTCCTAAAAAGGAAAAGCCCCCGGCGCTAGAAGACAAGCCGTTCACTGAGTTTATTGAGCATCACTTTATTCCGACACTAGAGTCAGCGTTGAAGGATAAGGGCATTGACGATATTCAGCTCACCCTCGATCAGCGGCCCCTAGAGGTGTTTGGTATCAGTGATGATGAGCAGTATTGGCACGTAAAGGGGCAGTGGCAAAAGGGCGATGGCGAAGCCTCCCCTTCGGGGAATCGCCAGTTCAATATTGCCTTTACAAAAGAGAATATCTCTAGCCCCAAGCTGTTCTACTTTGCCGATAGAGGCTCTCAGCCCAGCACCATTGAGCAGTTCATGGGTGACGAGCGCAAAATTACCCTAGACTTGCTGGTGCTGTTTACCCTACGTCGGCTCAACGGCCAAAAATGGTTGGCAAGAAATTGA
- a CDS encoding NADP-dependent isocitrate dehydrogenase, with the protein MYERITPPTVGDRITFKDGEPVVPDTPIIPYIRGDGTGVDIWPAAQRVFDAAVAAAYGGKREIVWFRVYAGDEACEQYGTYQYLPDDTLKAIEEFGVAIKGPLTTPVGGGIRSLNVALRQINDLYACVRPCKYYAGTPSPHRSPEKLDVIIYRENTEDIYLGIEWKQGDPIGDQLIKYLNTELIPATPEHGKKQIPLDSGIGIKPISKTGSQRLVRRAMKHALRLPKDKQQVTLVHKGNIMKYTEGAFRDWGYELATSEFRADCVTERESWILGNKEANPDLSTEENARQIEPGYDALTPEKKAAIHAEVEGILAAIWETHGNGQWKDKIMVNDRIADSIFQQIQTRPDEYSILATMNLNGDYLSDAAAAIVGGLGMGPGANIGDTCAIFEATHGTAPKHAGLDRINPGSVILSGVMMLEYMGWQEAADLIKKGIGGAIASREVTYDLARLMEPPVNPPLKCSEFAEAIVKHFDD; encoded by the coding sequence ATGTACGAACGGATCACTCCCCCGACAGTAGGCGATCGCATCACCTTTAAAGATGGCGAACCCGTCGTGCCAGATACGCCTATCATTCCCTACATCCGTGGTGATGGAACGGGAGTAGACATTTGGCCCGCTGCCCAGCGGGTGTTTGACGCGGCGGTGGCCGCAGCCTACGGCGGCAAGCGCGAGATTGTCTGGTTTCGGGTCTACGCTGGCGACGAAGCCTGTGAGCAGTACGGCACCTACCAATACCTGCCCGACGACACCCTCAAAGCCATTGAAGAGTTCGGCGTAGCAATCAAGGGTCCTCTCACCACCCCAGTCGGCGGCGGCATTCGCTCGCTCAACGTGGCCCTGCGGCAGATTAATGACCTCTACGCCTGCGTGCGCCCCTGCAAGTACTACGCTGGCACTCCTTCTCCCCACCGCAGCCCCGAAAAGCTCGACGTCATTATCTATAGAGAGAACACCGAAGATATTTACCTGGGCATCGAGTGGAAGCAGGGCGACCCCATCGGCGACCAGCTGATCAAATACCTCAATACTGAATTGATCCCGGCTACCCCAGAGCACGGCAAAAAGCAGATTCCCCTCGACTCGGGCATTGGCATCAAGCCGATCAGCAAAACCGGCAGCCAGCGCTTGGTGCGCCGCGCTATGAAGCACGCCCTGCGTCTGCCCAAAGACAAGCAGCAGGTCACCCTGGTGCACAAGGGCAACATTATGAAATATACCGAAGGGGCCTTCCGTGACTGGGGCTATGAGTTGGCTACCTCAGAATTTCGCGCTGACTGCGTCACTGAACGCGAGTCCTGGATTCTGGGCAATAAAGAAGCCAATCCTGACCTCTCTACCGAAGAGAACGCTCGCCAGATTGAGCCAGGATACGACGCCCTGACCCCCGAAAAAAAGGCCGCTATCCATGCTGAAGTCGAGGGCATTCTCGCCGCCATTTGGGAGACCCACGGCAACGGCCAGTGGAAAGACAAAATCATGGTGAACGATCGCATCGCCGACAGCATCTTTCAGCAGATTCAAACCCGGCCCGATGAGTACTCGATTCTCGCCACCATGAACCTGAATGGCGACTATCTCTCGGATGCGGCAGCGGCGATCGTCGGTGGGTTGGGTATGGGGCCAGGGGCCAACATCGGCGACACCTGCGCCATCTTTGAAGCCACCCACGGCACCGCCCCCAAGCACGCTGGGCTGGACCGGATCAACCCCGGCTCCGTCATTCTCTCTGGGGTGATGATGCTGGAGTACATGGGCTGGCAAGAGGCGGCCGATTTAATCAAGAAAGGGATTGGGGGGGCGATCGCCTCCCGCGAAGTTACCTACGACCTGGCCCGCCTAATGGAGCCCCCGGTCAATCCACCGCTGAAGTGCTCGGAGTTTGCCGAGGCGATCGTCAAACACTTTGACGACTAG